The Oncorhynchus keta strain PuntledgeMale-10-30-2019 chromosome 22, Oket_V2, whole genome shotgun sequence genome includes the window CCCCTAAGGCCTCAGGGAAGGACTTGGTCAGCAGCAGGTAGAAGCTGCCTATCACCACTGAGGCCAGGCAAGGAGGAAAGACTAGGCGGGAGCCATCGTAGGGAGACTGGAGGGGAGAAATCACCATGGTGTTAGTATAGGAGCACACATCAGTTAAAAAAAGAcaatacattttaaatgttaGTGAACAATGCTCTGGAACTCTCTTCTGTATATGTATATCTCACCTTATGATGCTGTCCGTGCAGCAGGAAGTGAATGGTGATGAGGTAATAGTTGTGGGCGGGCGGGCGCATGTGAAAGACGAAGCGATGGACGCAATATTCGATGAAGGTCCACGTGACCATGCCCATCACAAAGATGAGCGGAAAGCTGTACTTGTGCACCAGGAAGGAATAGTCTGCAGAGGAGGTGGGTGGGACAGATACAGGCTTAAACAGGAATCATATTTCTACTAGACTGTACATGGGAACAAGCATGAATTTGCTGGACAGATGAATTAACAAATAAATGTGGCCGAAATCAACTACTTCTATTACTTCTTATTtgtcatgtttttttattttattagttATACTATTTTGAGTTtgaatactgcactgttggatagGGCTTGCATGTTAATCATTTTACTGTACAAGATTTGTTTTAAATAGTCTACTATTtgaaagtattttcaaatacttatttccaaaTACATTATTTCAAATACCAAATGCATGGGTGTATTTAAGAATTTGTATAAAtactgtgtatttgagtattttcaaatacacgCCAATACTTTACATGTGTATTTCCAAATATTGAACTACTTACAttttcaaaaaatatattttcccaaatacttatttccaaaTACTTACTACCCTAAATAGTATTTTAACCCAGATTTGATGATTGTGTCTTTGTTACCTGTGCTGGCGAATAGTCTGGTTGTCTCCTGAGCCAAGGTGGTGTAGCAGTACCAGCTGAGATAGAACACCAGTGGCATCCACACAGCAGGGACCATATACCTACACGCAGACAATCATAGGGACTTATCAACCAGCACTTTCTGAGGTAACATGCAAGTGTTAGGGTGGCAGGTAACAAGGTAGCgagggcggcaggtggcctagcggTTAAGcttgttgggccagtaaccaaaaggtcgctggttcaaatccccaagcagACTAAATGAAAAAAAATCTgcagatgtgcccttgagcactCAACCCCAATTGCTCCTGAAAGTGGCTCTGAATAAGAGTTTCTGCTAAATTATGTAAATTTAAGTGCTTTCCTACATTGTATGGGCTGGTTTTCCTGACAGCGATTAAACCTAGTCTGGAATAAAAAGCATGCTTAAAGGGAATGTCTGGGACCTCCCCAGAGTTTAAGAGGCTCAATTGAAAATGCCTTTAAGTCCAggacttaatctgtgtctgggatgCATGTACATATCATCTCTCTTACCAGGATGTCTTGGTGCTGGCCTCCATGAACTCATTCCCAAACAGGCGAATGGGCTGATTCACAGGCTGGTGCACCCAGGTCTCGTATTTCTCTCCCAGGTTTCCCACCTGCCAGGCCAGGGGCTTCCGCCAGTCCACCAGGTCCTGCAGGCATAGCAGGGGAGACACAGCTCAGGTTTCAACACTGCACATACAGTAGCTTAAGCCTTACAGCACACAACAGTTCATTACAAGATGTCTGTAGAGTGTCATAACCTCATCAGTACTGCTTCTGCCTAAAACCTTCAATTGTCAAAGGACATATTGTTCTTGTAGAATCTAGATAAATGGAAATTGGACTCTAAAATGTATTTCAGTCATAGCTTTATGTGACATGGTGATCAATCAGTCTGGGCCCTTCTGTAGGTGTTGTAATTGTCCAGCAGGTGGCGGTAGAGAAACATATGGCCGGAGGAAGGAGTTATCCCAATTTCTGTGAAGGATATGCAGATTGTATCTCTGTCCATACCTTTTACTAAATGTCTCCTTCACCATGACCTTAGATCAAGACTAGGCAGACAGATTGGCTTGTTCTCAGAGTCATGGTCTCTTATACATTATCATAGATTATAGGGCGGGTACTATATTAACTAGACCACAGAGCCATGCATGGAATAGCTTTTTGCTATAGTTGACAATATTGGATGAATTGAGGCAAACAGAAATCTAAAATCATTCATTGGGGACGTCGATTGTCTTGGAGAGTAGGTTAAAAGTGGAGAATGGTTCTCAAAACATACCTGAAACCCCAAAAGATAACAATGAGTGACAAGTGTCATTGTATTCAGGACACATATTCCCTCCACTGTGTAAGTATGTAGGGCTGAATGAGCTAGGAGGAGACAAGCTGCActaggtacagtgccttcagaaagtattcacacccctagactttt containing:
- the LOC118401352 gene encoding fatty acid 2-hydroxylase-like isoform X2, whose protein sequence is MPRGLDPIPLVIFLCAYFNIEMSPSESPRFFSEKEVANHSTKNSCWVLTGTRIYDVTGFLRIHPGGEALILSQSGNDIRMEMAGPPHRHSENARRWMEQYYIGELDTDASADEIQMVREGTKTVDEETSPINKCSQVNLDTDLVDWRKPLAWQVGNLGEKYETWVHQPVNQPIRLFGNEFMEASTKTSWYMVPAVWMPLVFYLSWYCYTTLAQETTRLFASTDYSFLVHKYSFPLIFVMGMVTWTFIEYCVHRFVFHMRPPAHNYYLITIHFLLHGQHHKSPYDGSRLVFPPCLASVVIGSFYLLLTKSFPEALGVSLFVGGLFGLWNQHHIVGLSVQHTYP